From Solibacillus sp. FSL W7-1464:
CCTTTTTGTTGCGAGGCTTTTTAAGTAATAGAGCATTTTTTACAGCAGTTTCACTTTCCGATAGATCCCCTGCAACATCGATTAATGCTTTTTTGAACTCATTCATGACGAAGCACCTCCCATTCTCCTTCCAGTACTGGCCTTAATTGTTCGCGACCCCGCCTTAACCGGGTCTTTACGGTATTTTCGTTAATCTGCAATATGGCCGCCACTTGCAGGACACTCATTTCTTCGTAGTAATACAATATTATTGGTTCCCGGTATTTCAATGGCAGCTTTAAAATAGCTGCCCCGATACTGGATCGTTCTTCTTGCTGGATGACATGATCATGGTCCGTCGCTTTCATCCACCATTTCGTTTCAAATTGTATTTTTTTATACGCCCAGCTCTTTAAGTAATCTTTACTTTTATTAACCGTCATTTTTGTTAAATATGCTCTTAATTGACCGCTTTCCGAGTAGTCGGTCTGCATAAACTTTATGTAAACATCTTGTACAATGTCTTCGGCAGCATGCCGATTTTTGGTGTAAAAGTATGCGATGCGCAACAAATGCTTACTGTATTCATCAATAATCTGCCCGATATCCTCATTCATATTACGCCGCCCTCCTTTCTACATTGTAAACGATTGCCAATGGGCTCACGTTTCAAAAAAACAAAAAAGTATAAGAAGTTTCCTCCCTATACTTTGGACATTTAATTATTCAGTTCATAATGCTTTCCTTTTACAAGATAGAATAAATGCTCTGCAATGTTTGTTGCGTGGTCTGCCGCGCGTTCGATACAGCGGCAGACGTAGGATAAACTCGTCACTTGTGCCACATGCTCGTTGGAAACAGAGAGCTTCATCAAGTTACTGAGCGTATTGCCTGTTAATTCGTCGACTTCATCATCAAGATTTGCAATTTCTTTTGCCTTTATAGTATTTTCCTCAATAAAAGCATCCACAATTTGGCGCAGCATTAAGGTCGTTTTATGAAACATTTCCTCAATCGGTTCCACGCTCGTAACAAATGGCTCTTTTCCGATACGAATCGATTCTTTTGCAATATTGACCGCATGATCCCCGATTCTCTCCATATCCGATGCCGCTTTAATGACAACGATCAACCGACGCAAATCAGTCGCAACAGGCTGCTGTTTTGCAATCAGTAAAATTACGCGGTCATTTATGATTTCTTCCAACCGGTTTATCTTTGGATCGGTATCAATTACCTGTAATGCTATATCTATATCCTTTTTCAAAAAGGCTTTAAAAGCCTCCTGTAATGAATGAATGCTTAAATCACAAAGTTCCATTAAATCTTGTTGAACTGCTATTAGATCATGTTCGAAACGTTCACGAATCATCGTTATCATTCTCCTTTTCTAATTATCCAAATCGACCTGAAATATAGTCTTCGGTGCGCTGATCTGACGGTGTCGAGAAAATGATATCTGTATTATCGAACTCCACGACTTCACCGTTCAGGAAGAAGGCCGTTTTGTCGGATATACGTGCTGCCTGCTGCATATTATGTGTCACGATGACGATCGAATATTGTTCTTTCATCTGCTGTACAAGCTCTTCTACTTTTAATGTCGAAATTGGGTCAAGCGCTGATGTCGGTTCATCCATTAAAATGACATCCGGTTCGATTGCCAGGCAGCGTGCGATACAAATACGCTGCTGCTGACCACCTGATAATCCATAGGCATTCTGGTTTAAGCGATCTTTTACTTCATCCCAAATGGCTGCACCGCGCAGTGACTTTTCTACAATTTCGTCCAGTATTTTCTTATTTTTTATCCCGTGAATGCGTGGCCCGTATGCGATATTATCATAAATCGACTTCGGAAAAGGGTTCGGTTTTTGGAACACCATTCCGACTTTCGTGCGAAGTTCTTCCACTTCATAGCCGTTCGAAAAAATATTGCGGCCGCGGTAATTGATCTCCCCCGATGTACGTACGATCGGCACAAGTTCAACCATCCGATTCAATGCCTTTATATAGGTCGATTTCCCGCAGCCGGAAGGTCCGATAATCGCCGTCACTTCATTTTCTTTCATTTCCAGGTTGATATCTTTTAAAGCATGATGGTCCCCATACCATAAATTAAAGTTACTGGAATGCATGACATTCGCTTGATTCGTTTCGATGCCTATTGCAGGTTGACGCACATCATGTTTCGTTAATAGTTGAACCATTCTATTTCACTCCTAATATCGTTTTTGGAATTTATTTCGGATAATGATTGCAATGGAATTCATCGTTAATAGGAAAATCATTAATACGATGATTCCGGCAGATGCCACATACTGGAATGCTTCTTGCGGACGTTTTGCCCAGTCGAATATTTGCATCGGCAATGCGGTAAATGTATCCAGATAACCGGTTGGTAAAAATTGTAATATTACAGGGATTCCGATCACGACCAATGGTGCTGTTTCTCCAATTGCGCGGGATAAAGCTAAAATACTACCTGTTAAAATACCCGGAATAGCCGCCGGCAGAACAACCCGGACGATCGTTTGCCATTTTGTCGCACCCATTCCGTATGAAGCTTCCCGCTGTTCATTTGGCACCGCGCGGATCGCTTCTTGAGCAGCAACAATAATAACCGGTAATATTAGTAAACTCATCGTCAAACCGGCCGCCAAAATACTCTTTTCAAAGCCGAACAGCCGAACGAAAATTGTTAATCCCAGCAAACCGAAAACAATTGAAGGAACCCCTGCCAAGTTAGAAATATTCATGCGGATAAAATCATTCAATTTATTTTGCTTTGCGTATTCTTCCAAATAGAGCGCTGTACTCACACCTAAAATTATTGATACAGGAGCAACTACGCTCATCAGCCATAATGATCCGACCAATGCTGCTTTAATCCCTGCATTTTCAGGGATACGTGACGCGAAGTTTGTAATGAAATTTATATCTAAAAAACCAAGTCCTTGCGCCAAAATTCGGTAAAGCAGCATACCTAGTGATACTAGGGCAAAACTTGTGGCAATAATGAAAATTATTTTCCACATTTTATTTGAAATGAGGCGTTTATTCATACGCTTCATTACTAACTCTTCTTGCATATAGCGCATATTAATACTCCTCTCGGAAGCGTTTTGAAATATAGGTTGCGAGCAAGTTCATCGCTAACGTGAAAATAAACAACGTGAATCCTACAGCGTAAATCGAGTAGTAAATTGTTGTACCGTAACCGGCATCACCTGTCGTCACTTGAACGATATAGGCTGTCATCGTTTGAATCGAATCAGTAAAGCCAAAGTCGAATTTTGGTGTAGATCCTCCTGCCAAAGAAACAATCATCGTCTCACCTATTGCCCGGGAAATACCTAATACGACAGAAGCGACAATTCCTGATAAAGCGGCAGGCAGAACAACTTTAACGGCCACTTCGAATTTTGTTGCACCTAACCCGAGCGCCCCTTCACGAATCGACCTTGGAACAGAGCTCATCGCATCTTCGGACATGGAGGTAATCATTGGAAGAATCATAATTCCAACAACGATTCCCGGGCTGATTGCATTGAAAATTTTCAAATTGGGAATAACCGTCTGTAATATCGGTGTAATGAATGTTAAGGCAAAAAACCCGTAAACAATCGTCGGTACACCTGCAAGTACTTCTAAAATCGGTTTAATGATTTTTCGTACACGTTCTGATGCATATTCACTTAAATAGATGGCAGCGCCTAAACCAAATGGTACTGCTACAATAATAGCAATCAGTGTTATTTTAAATGTCCCGAATATTAATGGTAATATTCCGTACAACGGCTCTTTACCTGAAAATGGAAGCCATTCTGTACCAAATAAATAATCTGTAATCGACACTCGCGTAAAGAATTCAAATGTCTCGAATATTAGTGTAAATACAATCCCAAACGTCGTAAGAACCGAAATCGTCGCTGCTAGAAATAACCCGAACGGTACTAACTTTTCGATTACTTTCTTTCCTTTGCGATTGCGCGAACGCTCGATTAATTGTTGGACACTTACTTGCTCCTGTTGTTTAAGAGCCATGTGCGAAAACTCCTTCCAGTCATCTATATAAAATAAAACGATCAATTATTTCTACATTAAAAAATGTGTGGGGGCATGAGAGCCACCCCACACTATTAAACATCGAAATTATTTTAGTGCTTCCAACTCTTTTAACGCTTCTTCATACTTTTCATCCGGCAGGCTCACATACCCTACTACTTCTGCCATTTCACCAGCATTTTCAAGTGAGAATTTCATGAAGTCATATGTAGCTTCATTATCTTTAACTGCACTGTTTTTCACATAAACAAATAGTGGACGTGATAATGGAGAATATTCACCTGATTCGATTGTTTCGTTTGTCGGTTCCACCCCGTCAACC
This genomic window contains:
- a CDS encoding sigma-70 family RNA polymerase sigma factor, whose product is MNEDIGQIIDEYSKHLLRIAYFYTKNRHAAEDIVQDVYIKFMQTDYSESGQLRAYLTKMTVNKSKDYLKSWAYKKIQFETKWWMKATDHDHVIQQEERSSIGAAILKLPLKYREPIILYYYEEMSVLQVAAILQINENTVKTRLRRGREQLRPVLEGEWEVLRHE
- the phoU gene encoding phosphate signaling complex protein PhoU, producing MIRERFEHDLIAVQQDLMELCDLSIHSLQEAFKAFLKKDIDIALQVIDTDPKINRLEEIINDRVILLIAKQQPVATDLRRLIVVIKAASDMERIGDHAVNIAKESIRIGKEPFVTSVEPIEEMFHKTTLMLRQIVDAFIEENTIKAKEIANLDDEVDELTGNTLSNLMKLSVSNEHVAQVTSLSYVCRCIERAADHATNIAEHLFYLVKGKHYELNN
- the pstB gene encoding phosphate ABC transporter ATP-binding protein PstB — its product is MHSSNFNLWYGDHHALKDINLEMKENEVTAIIGPSGCGKSTYIKALNRMVELVPIVRTSGEINYRGRNIFSNGYEVEELRTKVGMVFQKPNPFPKSIYDNIAYGPRIHGIKNKKILDEIVEKSLRGAAIWDEVKDRLNQNAYGLSGGQQQRICIARCLAIEPDVILMDEPTSALDPISTLKVEELVQQMKEQYSIVIVTHNMQQAARISDKTAFFLNGEVVEFDNTDIIFSTPSDQRTEDYISGRFG
- the pstA gene encoding phosphate ABC transporter permease PstA; the protein is MRYMQEELVMKRMNKRLISNKMWKIIFIIATSFALVSLGMLLYRILAQGLGFLDINFITNFASRIPENAGIKAALVGSLWLMSVVAPVSIILGVSTALYLEEYAKQNKLNDFIRMNISNLAGVPSIVFGLLGLTIFVRLFGFEKSILAAGLTMSLLILPVIIVAAQEAIRAVPNEQREASYGMGATKWQTIVRVVLPAAIPGILTGSILALSRAIGETAPLVVIGIPVILQFLPTGYLDTFTALPMQIFDWAKRPQEAFQYVASAGIIVLMIFLLTMNSIAIIIRNKFQKRY
- the pstC gene encoding phosphate ABC transporter permease subunit PstC, with translation MALKQQEQVSVQQLIERSRNRKGKKVIEKLVPFGLFLAATISVLTTFGIVFTLIFETFEFFTRVSITDYLFGTEWLPFSGKEPLYGILPLIFGTFKITLIAIIVAVPFGLGAAIYLSEYASERVRKIIKPILEVLAGVPTIVYGFFALTFITPILQTVIPNLKIFNAISPGIVVGIMILPMITSMSEDAMSSVPRSIREGALGLGATKFEVAVKVVLPAALSGIVASVVLGISRAIGETMIVSLAGGSTPKFDFGFTDSIQTMTAYIVQVTTGDAGYGTTIYYSIYAVGFTLFIFTLAMNLLATYISKRFREEY